One Thalassotalea sediminis DNA segment encodes these proteins:
- a CDS encoding tetratricopeptide repeat-containing sulfotransferase family protein: MHQKQQTYIQQLIQSGQFEQAREQATSLLQETPNDSELLYLAAVSCRYSAQYQQATTYLEALLTLSPSYGRAYQELGHNLKVLNQPQKAVEHYINAVKFNPSLLASWQAIHDLSSNKEQQITAQHNINYLSHLPKPLQSVLSFIAEDKIEKAEKLCRHFLLQQPKHVEAMRLLAKIAEQHHVLDDAELLLATCLQLEPNNYWAQFDQINVLHKRQKFEIAYEKAVELAKRLPEDPSTMLTLANQEAAVGKYDEAINHYRTLIAKNSNDPLMHLLLGHTLKTIGDQDQATKSYLKAIDINDSFGDAYWSLANLKTFTFPQTLINQMSNVLRQASLNDNDKVQLHFALGKALEINKHYQKSFEHYQQGNRIKRASLSYDHTTMTNNFALQKSFFTKEKIASLSGSGNEAKDPIFILGLPRTGSTLVEQILSSHSDIDGTLELPNILAYVQELNGRKYKHVEAKYPKVLAHLDKSELYALGERYLEETKIYRDIAPYFIDKMPNNFRHIGLIKSILPNAKIIDTRRAPLSCCFSVYKQLFAEGQEFSYDFKDIAEYYKGYCDLMTHWHEVYPQQILTVNYEALVAEPEKTINQMFTYLGFKAEPACFEFYKTKRAVRTASSEQVRQPINQKGVEQWKHYQPYLQELEQYLI; this comes from the coding sequence ATGCATCAAAAACAACAAACCTATATTCAGCAACTTATTCAAAGCGGGCAATTTGAGCAAGCTCGTGAACAAGCAACTTCGCTTCTCCAAGAAACACCAAATGATAGTGAGTTACTGTATTTAGCTGCAGTCAGTTGCCGTTATTCTGCGCAATACCAACAAGCAACTACTTACCTTGAAGCATTGCTAACATTATCTCCCTCTTACGGCAGAGCCTATCAAGAGCTAGGGCATAATTTAAAAGTATTAAATCAACCACAAAAAGCGGTTGAACATTATATTAATGCGGTCAAGTTTAACCCTTCATTGCTCGCAAGTTGGCAAGCAATTCATGATCTCAGTAGTAATAAAGAACAACAAATAACGGCACAACATAATATTAATTATCTTAGCCATTTACCAAAGCCTTTACAGAGTGTATTAAGTTTTATCGCTGAAGATAAAATAGAAAAAGCTGAAAAGCTGTGCCGACACTTTTTACTACAACAGCCAAAACACGTAGAAGCAATGCGACTACTTGCCAAAATAGCTGAACAGCATCATGTACTGGACGATGCTGAATTACTATTAGCAACATGTTTGCAACTTGAACCCAATAATTACTGGGCACAGTTTGATCAAATTAATGTATTACATAAGAGACAAAAATTTGAAATCGCCTACGAAAAAGCGGTTGAACTTGCTAAACGTTTACCTGAAGATCCCAGTACGATGTTAACTTTAGCAAACCAAGAGGCAGCGGTTGGCAAATATGACGAGGCAATTAATCATTACCGCACACTGATCGCAAAAAATAGCAATGACCCTCTAATGCATCTACTTTTAGGTCATACATTAAAAACCATAGGCGACCAAGATCAAGCGACTAAAAGCTACCTAAAAGCAATCGACATTAACGATTCTTTTGGCGATGCTTATTGGAGTTTAGCAAACCTAAAAACATTTACTTTCCCACAAACATTAATCAATCAGATGTCTAATGTTTTAAGACAAGCGTCACTAAATGACAACGACAAAGTACAGCTGCATTTTGCATTAGGTAAAGCGCTTGAAATCAACAAGCATTATCAAAAGTCATTTGAGCATTATCAACAAGGTAACCGTATAAAGCGTGCGTCACTGAGTTACGATCATACGACAATGACAAACAATTTCGCACTGCAAAAATCATTCTTTACAAAAGAAAAAATAGCGTCATTAAGCGGCAGTGGTAATGAAGCCAAGGATCCTATCTTTATTCTTGGTTTGCCAAGAACAGGCTCTACATTAGTCGAACAAATTCTCTCGTCTCATTCAGATATTGATGGCACTTTAGAGCTGCCAAATATTCTTGCCTACGTACAAGAACTAAACGGCAGAAAGTACAAACATGTGGAAGCAAAATATCCAAAAGTACTTGCTCATTTAGACAAAAGTGAACTGTATGCTCTCGGCGAAAGATATCTAGAAGAAACAAAAATATACAGAGATATTGCTCCATATTTTATCGATAAAATGCCGAACAACTTTCGTCATATTGGTTTAATCAAGTCAATATTGCCAAATGCTAAAATAATCGATACGAGGCGAGCCCCCTTGTCTTGTTGTTTTAGTGTTTATAAACAGCTATTTGCTGAAGGACAAGAATTTAGTTACGACTTTAAAGATATAGCTGAATACTATAAAGGTTATTGTGATTTAATGACGCATTGGCATGAGGTGTATCCGCAACAAATTTTAACGGTCAATTACGAAGCACTTGTCGCAGAGCCAGAAAAAACCATTAACCAAATGTTTACCTACTTGGGTTTCAAAGCAGAACCTGCTTGTTTTGAATTCTATAAAACAAAAAGAGCCGTTAGAACAGCAAGTTCT
- a CDS encoding TonB-dependent receptor translates to MFQRKAVTCAVLSALGLSTPIFAEEDTKKVEVIEVTATKRSQNIQSTPVAVQAMSEADLKNNNIGNFDDFVRYMPNVTVGSRGPGQADVFIRGMAIQPISVMLSGAQGTSPNVALYIDEQPVTAPGRNLDVYATDLERIEVLPGPQGTLFGASSQAGTVRYITKKPDTSGFEAGFTAGLATTKSGELSNNVEGYINIPLSTDLAFRAAMYSVHKGGYIDNVQGEFVLDPSINPNVADSVKGLPSDTTYQTANNVDIAEKDFNDSFYKGARFGVKYDINANWELLVQHTQQELGADGVFDYDPEVGDLEVQRYFPDKLRDEFGQTSWTTKGLIDELEIVYTGAFLDREVEQAIDYTGYNNGGGYIPWYTCSYTSAETSYRECLDPTKGFKGKQDHKRFTHEFRIATDANETLRFIGGVFYDDYEIETQDDFLYLATPQLGFAPNAPIADANNINPNTRPAGVAFFNDITRTEEQLAVFGEVSYDLTDRLTITGGLRWYEIESDFTGSSNFAQKGEDGDSGRDYDKSGGHSDEPLKIDDIITKVNLSFQATDDVMYYATYSEGFRPGGFNRGGGIPSSNPAFPDVGVTYDTDDVTNYEFGWKTMMLNGALKFNGNLYFIEWDSMQVSRFDPVNVSILTFIENAADSEIMGLEGDVVWRATDNLTLYGAFSYNDTELTALKAEVIEMAPIGSALPLTPKFQGNVRARYDWELGEYYANWQIAAQYAGKSYSSIVESEREEQDSYSLLNASFGLEKDGWSAKLYIDNLTDERAELFINNQDDVPRVTTNRPRTIGLSFSYAYY, encoded by the coding sequence ATGTTCCAACGTAAGGCCGTTACATGTGCCGTACTATCTGCATTAGGTCTATCGACACCTATTTTCGCAGAAGAAGATACAAAAAAAGTTGAAGTTATTGAAGTTACCGCCACCAAACGATCGCAAAACATCCAATCTACACCTGTTGCAGTTCAAGCAATGAGTGAAGCCGATCTTAAAAATAATAATATTGGCAACTTTGATGACTTCGTTCGATATATGCCAAACGTAACGGTAGGAAGCAGAGGACCAGGCCAAGCTGATGTATTCATCAGAGGTATGGCCATTCAACCGATTTCAGTTATGTTATCGGGTGCACAAGGCACAAGTCCAAACGTAGCATTATATATAGATGAACAGCCCGTCACAGCACCTGGTCGAAACTTAGATGTATATGCAACGGATTTAGAACGAATAGAAGTACTTCCTGGGCCACAAGGCACGTTGTTTGGCGCAAGTTCGCAAGCGGGTACCGTTCGATACATCACTAAAAAACCAGATACATCAGGCTTTGAAGCGGGGTTTACCGCAGGTTTAGCGACGACAAAGTCAGGCGAACTTAGTAATAATGTCGAAGGTTATATCAACATTCCATTGTCTACAGATCTAGCCTTTAGAGCTGCTATGTATAGTGTCCATAAAGGTGGGTACATCGATAATGTACAAGGCGAATTTGTGCTTGATCCAAGCATTAATCCAAATGTTGCAGACAGCGTAAAAGGCTTACCTAGTGACACCACTTATCAAACGGCGAATAACGTTGATATTGCCGAGAAAGACTTTAATGACAGCTTTTATAAAGGCGCTCGTTTTGGTGTAAAATACGACATCAATGCAAATTGGGAATTATTAGTACAACATACTCAGCAAGAACTCGGTGCCGATGGTGTATTTGATTATGACCCAGAAGTGGGTGACTTAGAAGTACAGCGTTATTTTCCTGATAAATTACGAGATGAATTTGGTCAAACTTCTTGGACAACCAAAGGGCTTATTGACGAATTAGAAATCGTATACACAGGTGCATTTTTAGACCGTGAAGTAGAACAAGCGATTGACTATACAGGCTATAATAACGGTGGTGGCTACATACCTTGGTACACATGCAGTTATACCTCCGCAGAAACAAGTTATCGTGAATGTTTAGATCCGACTAAAGGCTTTAAAGGTAAGCAAGATCATAAACGTTTTACGCACGAATTTCGTATTGCAACGGATGCTAATGAAACACTACGTTTTATTGGTGGTGTATTCTATGATGATTATGAAATTGAAACACAAGATGATTTCTTATATCTAGCAACACCACAGTTAGGGTTTGCACCAAATGCCCCTATTGCTGATGCAAATAACATTAATCCAAATACTAGACCTGCAGGCGTAGCATTTTTCAACGATATTACACGTACTGAAGAGCAATTAGCCGTATTTGGTGAAGTATCGTACGACCTAACTGACCGTTTAACTATCACCGGTGGTTTACGTTGGTATGAGATAGAATCAGATTTTACGGGTTCATCTAACTTCGCTCAAAAAGGTGAGGATGGTGACAGCGGCAGAGACTATGACAAATCAGGCGGTCACTCAGATGAGCCATTAAAAATTGATGACATCATTACCAAAGTAAACCTTAGCTTCCAAGCCACTGATGATGTTATGTACTACGCTACCTACTCTGAAGGTTTTAGACCCGGTGGTTTCAATAGAGGTGGTGGTATTCCTTCATCAAATCCTGCATTTCCAGATGTTGGTGTAACCTATGATACTGATGATGTAACCAACTATGAATTTGGTTGGAAAACAATGATGCTAAATGGGGCACTGAAGTTCAATGGTAACCTCTATTTCATTGAGTGGGATAGTATGCAGGTTTCACGTTTTGACCCTGTCAACGTTTCTATTTTGACCTTTATCGAAAATGCTGCAGACTCAGAAATTATGGGTCTTGAAGGTGATGTTGTTTGGCGCGCAACCGACAACTTAACCTTATACGGTGCATTCTCATATAATGATACAGAACTAACAGCATTGAAAGCTGAAGTTATTGAAATGGCGCCAATAGGCAGTGCATTACCATTAACACCAAAATTCCAAGGTAATGTGCGCGCACGTTATGACTGGGAATTAGGTGAATACTATGCTAACTGGCAAATTGCCGCACAGTATGCTGGTAAGTCATACAGTTCAATTGTTGAAAGTGAACGCGAAGAGCAAGATAGTTATAGTTTACTTAATGCTTCTTTTGGTCTTGAAAAAGACGGTTGGAGCGCTAAGTTATACATTGACAACTTAACTGACGAACGCGCGGAACTGTTTATTAACAATCAAGATGATGTACCACGAGTAACAACAAACCGTCCAAGAACGATCGGTTTATCATTCTCTTACGCCTATTATTAA